A genomic window from Algoriphagus sp. Y33 includes:
- the hemF gene encoding oxygen-dependent coproporphyrinogen oxidase, with translation MSRKSKEEIAEIYRQMQDYICKELELADSGGKFIEDKWLRSAGGGGRTRIFKDGNIIEKGGVAFSAVHGPTPDKILKKLNLKKADFFATGVSIVLHPKSPMVPIIHMNIRYFEMDNGEHWFGGGIDLTPHYIDGNDAKYFHQEVKNVCDQYNSTYYPRFKDWADDYFYIKHRDETRGIGGIFYDRLKAKDDNEFENILQFSLSLGRLFPKVYGYFMKKNSQINYGENEKSWQNLRRGRYVEFNLVWDAGTKFGLDTNGRTESILMSMPPIAEWEYMHEPKVGTKEEYTQNHLKKRIDWLSYVK, from the coding sequence ATGTCGCGAAAAAGTAAAGAAGAAATAGCTGAAATTTACCGTCAGATGCAGGATTATATCTGCAAAGAACTGGAATTGGCTGATAGTGGCGGAAAATTCATAGAAGATAAGTGGCTAAGATCTGCGGGAGGTGGCGGCAGAACCAGGATTTTCAAGGATGGAAACATTATTGAAAAAGGAGGGGTTGCTTTTTCAGCAGTACATGGCCCTACTCCCGATAAAATTCTGAAAAAATTAAATCTGAAAAAAGCTGATTTTTTCGCAACCGGTGTATCTATTGTCTTGCATCCCAAAAGCCCGATGGTACCGATTATCCACATGAACATCCGATACTTTGAGATGGATAATGGAGAGCATTGGTTTGGAGGAGGAATAGATTTAACTCCTCATTATATCGATGGAAATGACGCAAAATATTTTCATCAGGAAGTAAAGAATGTCTGTGACCAATATAATTCTACTTACTATCCTAGATTTAAAGACTGGGCGGACGACTATTTCTACATCAAGCATAGAGATGAAACCCGGGGAATTGGAGGGATTTTCTACGACAGATTGAAAGCAAAAGATGACAACGAATTTGAAAACATACTTCAATTCAGTTTGTCATTAGGACGCTTGTTTCCGAAAGTATATGGATATTTTATGAAGAAAAATTCCCAAATAAACTACGGAGAAAACGAGAAATCTTGGCAAAACCTTAGAAGGGGCAGATACGTGGAATTCAACTTGGTATGGGATGCGGGCACCAAATTCGGACTGGACACCAATGGACGTACTGAGAGTATTTTGATGAGTATGCCTCCTATAGCTGAGTGGGAATACATGCATGAGCCTAAAGTAGGAACCAAGGAAGAATACACCCAAAACCACCTCAAAAAAAGAATTGACTGGTTATCTTATGTAAAATGA
- a CDS encoding SusC/RagA family TonB-linked outer membrane protein: protein MNLKLQRTIYMLSKYFLYGIFIQMIFISLVTAGEVNAQLKSIDEVSIDLGSKEMTLKHFISTVEKLTDFNFSYDKRHVDRNEVYRFSSSQNTIEDHLREIVYQSNLSFKQVNHNIDISQSPSKTQQQVVISEAVIITGKVTDSEGEPIPGVVVSIQGISSGTVTDIDGNYSIEVAEGATLVFSFIGYETTTVTVGNQTVIDVQLDENLLALEEVVVIGYGTQKKGDVTGSVASVKAEDFVRAPVKDVGQLIQGKVAGLTIGSTSGDPTSGVQVSLRGNTTILGASSSPLILIDGIPGDFRTVAPEDIESIDVLKDGSAAAIYGVRGNNGVILITTKGFDKNQINSVEYSVQMSTDQVYRQLDMLTAADYRKQIADGTRDASWDNGSDTDWFKEGTRSPFSQIHNLTYRGGKAQTSYLINLNYRDMEGIMLKSDNKTFSGRVDIKHKMLNDKLVFNIGILGRQNSFTTTGDNTSFSGWTYRQMTIQNPTSPIKTEDGRWFQEGIFDYENPLSRLYESDGRKRSQFTRYNSTIEYMPLEGLSLKAMFAYDKFNDARGYSETKNHISNIRDGRNGYASIGNRDASNKYSELTANYSKVFGGHEFSVLGGYGYQENEWFDMSMSNFDFPTDQVGYADIGAGKALADGLASQSSSRGKTNLISFFGRVNYTYKDKYLLLASVRREAASQLYGAEKPWGTFPALSLGWRIHEEGFMDNISVVNNLKLRAGYGVTGNAPADLFLGVATLGFSDYYLVNGAWVRSLVPTRNPNPYLKWEEKKEFNVGVDFELFNNRVYGTVDYYVRRIDGLLYDYQVPSPPNIYPSTRANVGMMENKGLEVSLSIEPVKTKNVNWTTQLLYSTNTNKLVSLSNDLYKLETNYFPTGHTGVPIQTHTHLVEIGGEIGNFHGYNVADISDDGYWIYENSVGEEVAYGDFNRSFDEKQIIGNGIPDFHAGWNNTVHYKNFDFGVTMRGSFKFQIINFQRMYYENPGDERYNRLKSAYEPVFGKTILNENVPLEYNDYYVEDGDFVKIDNITLGYNVNQLKSKHIHSIRFHVSTLNTFIITKYKGIDPEVNWNGLSPGIDDRDKYPTTRTFTIGASIKF from the coding sequence ATGAATTTAAAATTACAAAGGACAATCTATATGTTGTCGAAGTATTTCCTATATGGAATATTTATCCAAATGATATTTATCTCATTGGTAACCGCCGGAGAGGTAAATGCGCAGTTGAAGTCCATCGATGAGGTGTCCATCGATCTGGGCAGCAAGGAAATGACTCTGAAACATTTCATTTCCACGGTGGAAAAACTAACTGATTTTAACTTTTCTTATGACAAAAGGCATGTAGACCGCAATGAGGTTTACCGCTTCTCGTCTTCTCAAAACACCATTGAGGACCATTTAAGGGAAATTGTCTATCAGTCAAACCTTAGCTTCAAACAGGTCAATCATAATATAGACATCAGCCAATCACCTTCAAAAACGCAACAACAGGTGGTGATCTCTGAAGCAGTAATAATAACAGGAAAAGTTACGGATTCCGAGGGTGAACCCATTCCAGGAGTCGTCGTGAGCATTCAGGGAATTTCCTCAGGCACTGTAACTGATATTGACGGTAATTATTCCATAGAAGTAGCCGAAGGGGCCACCTTGGTATTTTCATTTATAGGATATGAAACCACCACTGTGACAGTGGGCAACCAAACTGTCATTGATGTCCAATTGGATGAAAATCTTTTAGCATTGGAAGAAGTAGTGGTAATTGGATATGGCACCCAAAAGAAGGGAGATGTAACCGGTTCAGTAGCTTCTGTAAAAGCGGAAGATTTTGTCAGGGCACCGGTTAAGGATGTGGGGCAATTGATTCAAGGTAAAGTGGCAGGATTGACTATTGGATCCACCAGTGGGGACCCTACCAGCGGGGTGCAGGTATCGCTTAGGGGCAATACAACTATTTTAGGTGCCAGTTCGTCTCCTTTGATTTTAATAGATGGGATTCCCGGTGACTTCCGGACAGTTGCTCCCGAGGATATAGAATCTATTGATGTACTTAAAGATGGTTCCGCAGCGGCGATTTATGGTGTACGCGGAAACAACGGGGTGATATTGATCACCACCAAAGGTTTTGATAAGAATCAAATCAATTCTGTTGAATACAGTGTACAAATGAGCACAGATCAGGTTTACCGACAACTGGATATGCTTACGGCAGCTGATTATAGAAAGCAAATAGCAGATGGGACTCGGGATGCGAGTTGGGATAACGGTTCTGATACCGACTGGTTTAAAGAAGGAACAAGGAGCCCCTTTTCACAAATTCATAACCTGACCTATCGTGGAGGCAAAGCGCAAACCAGTTACCTCATTAATCTCAACTATCGCGATATGGAAGGCATCATGCTTAAATCTGACAACAAAACCTTTAGTGGCCGTGTTGATATCAAGCACAAAATGCTTAATGATAAACTGGTATTTAATATAGGTATACTGGGAAGACAAAATTCATTCACTACCACAGGAGATAATACCAGTTTTAGTGGTTGGACCTACCGTCAAATGACTATTCAGAACCCCACTTCTCCAATCAAAACGGAGGATGGCAGATGGTTTCAGGAAGGGATCTTTGACTATGAAAACCCCTTGTCCAGATTATACGAAAGCGATGGTCGTAAGAGAAGCCAATTTACCAGGTATAATAGTACTATAGAATATATGCCTTTAGAAGGACTAAGCCTAAAAGCGATGTTTGCCTATGATAAGTTCAATGATGCCCGGGGTTACTCTGAGACCAAGAACCATATCAGCAATATACGGGACGGCCGTAACGGTTATGCTTCAATAGGTAACAGAGATGCCTCAAATAAGTATTCAGAGCTTACTGCCAATTATTCAAAAGTATTCGGTGGACATGAATTTTCGGTACTCGGAGGATATGGTTATCAAGAAAACGAGTGGTTTGATATGTCGATGAGTAACTTTGACTTTCCAACCGATCAAGTTGGATATGCAGATATTGGGGCAGGAAAAGCCCTTGCAGATGGGTTAGCCAGCCAGAGCAGCTCCAGAGGAAAAACCAACCTGATCAGTTTTTTCGGTAGAGTCAATTACACCTACAAAGATAAATATTTGCTTTTGGCCAGCGTACGTCGTGAAGCAGCAAGCCAACTGTATGGTGCCGAAAAACCATGGGGAACTTTCCCTGCTTTATCATTAGGGTGGAGAATACATGAAGAAGGCTTTATGGATAATATCAGTGTTGTCAATAACCTGAAGCTAAGAGCTGGGTACGGTGTCACCGGAAACGCTCCGGCCGATCTTTTTTTAGGTGTTGCTACACTAGGTTTCTCAGACTATTACTTGGTCAATGGTGCCTGGGTACGCTCTTTGGTTCCTACAAGGAACCCAAATCCATATTTGAAATGGGAGGAAAAGAAGGAATTTAACGTAGGTGTTGATTTTGAATTGTTTAATAATAGGGTATATGGCACGGTGGATTATTACGTAAGACGAATTGATGGATTGTTGTACGACTACCAGGTACCTAGTCCTCCCAATATTTATCCGTCTACAAGAGCGAATGTTGGTATGATGGAAAATAAGGGGCTTGAAGTCAGTCTGTCAATAGAACCGGTAAAAACAAAGAATGTAAATTGGACTACACAGTTGTTATACTCCACCAATACCAACAAGCTTGTAAGCTTATCGAATGATTTGTACAAATTAGAGACGAATTATTTTCCGACGGGACATACCGGAGTACCTATCCAAACACATACACACCTTGTAGAAATAGGAGGTGAAATAGGTAATTTTCACGGTTACAACGTAGCAGACATATCGGATGATGGCTATTGGATTTACGAAAACAGTGTAGGAGAAGAGGTGGCGTATGGCGATTTTAACAGAAGTTTCGATGAAAAGCAAATAATAGGAAATGGTATTCCTGATTTCCATGCCGGCTGGAACAACACCGTTCACTATAAGAATTTTGATTTTGGCGTGACCATGCGAGGTTCCTTTAAGTTCCAAATTATCAACTTTCAAAGGATGTATTATGAGAACCCGGGAGATGAGCGGTACAACCGTCTGAAATCAGCATATGAACCTGTTTTTGGAAAGACGATATTAAATGAAAATGTCCCTCTGGAATATAACGATTACTATGTGGAGGATGGGGACTTCGTAAAGATCGATAATATTACTTTGGGGTATAATGTCAACCAGCTCAAATCGAAGCATATCCACTCCATAAGATTTCATGTTTCTACACTTAACACCTTCATTATCACCAAATACAAAGGTATAGACCCTGAGGTAAATTGGAACGGTTTGTCTCCAGGCATTGATGATAGGGATAAGTATCCAACTACCCGGACATTTACAATTGGAGCTAGTATAAAATTCTAA
- a CDS encoding porin, producing MKLFYFLLFISFFTFIVCGFAQESDSIQASQMKKESFLNHTSKGFVLKSEDGKYEMQIGARLQLRFALPDDQDPITFADFRNQDQRVFKINRARLKVGGHAYQPWIKYYFEYELSRSLLLDYRVMIEKWPWLNFKAGQWKVEFTRERFISSGDQQMVDRSLLNRKFTVDRQQGVEVYGNLDGGGIANFNYWAAVFTGMGRAATQNDDSKMMYFGRFQWNFLGREVPFSGGDLKISQKPAGLVAIAAITNTSPYTRFSTSGGGNLSGFEGTNDAQYVVKQYQIETAFNYKGFSWASEFHRKNIYDNFDEINTDLGGFYLAAGYFPSQLFNFWPDPLEIATRYAVIRPDLAIESNKQQELALAFNWFFAGHKNKLTTEVTRFTFEDKDLPQDNELRFRLQLDISF from the coding sequence ATGAAATTATTTTATTTTCTCCTGTTCATTAGTTTTTTCACATTCATAGTATGTGGTTTTGCCCAAGAGAGTGACAGTATTCAAGCATCCCAAATGAAAAAAGAGTCTTTTCTGAATCACACTTCAAAGGGGTTTGTTCTTAAAAGTGAAGATGGAAAATATGAAATGCAGATAGGAGCCAGACTCCAGCTAAGATTTGCCTTGCCGGATGATCAAGATCCGATTACGTTTGCTGACTTTCGTAATCAGGATCAACGGGTTTTTAAAATAAACAGAGCACGATTAAAAGTCGGCGGGCATGCCTACCAGCCTTGGATTAAATACTACTTTGAATATGAGCTATCGAGAAGCTTATTGCTTGACTACCGGGTCATGATCGAAAAATGGCCTTGGCTAAACTTTAAAGCAGGTCAATGGAAAGTAGAATTTACCAGAGAGCGGTTCATAAGTAGTGGTGATCAGCAAATGGTAGATAGATCACTGTTGAACAGAAAATTCACCGTAGATAGACAGCAAGGTGTAGAGGTTTATGGGAATCTTGATGGGGGTGGAATAGCAAATTTCAACTATTGGGCAGCTGTATTTACAGGCATGGGGCGTGCAGCCACTCAAAATGACGATTCCAAAATGATGTATTTTGGTAGATTCCAATGGAATTTCCTTGGCAGGGAAGTGCCTTTCTCCGGAGGTGATCTGAAAATCTCACAAAAGCCGGCGGGGCTTGTAGCCATTGCGGCTATCACCAATACCAGCCCCTACACTCGTTTTTCTACCTCCGGAGGAGGAAATCTCTCAGGATTTGAAGGGACCAACGACGCTCAATATGTAGTAAAACAATATCAAATTGAGACAGCTTTTAACTACAAAGGCTTCTCTTGGGCTAGTGAATTCCATCGCAAAAACATCTATGATAACTTTGATGAAATCAATACTGATTTGGGCGGATTCTACTTGGCAGCAGGATATTTCCCTTCACAACTATTTAATTTTTGGCCTGACCCTTTGGAAATTGCTACAAGATATGCTGTCATACGTCCAGACTTGGCTATTGAAAGCAACAAACAACAAGAGTTGGCCTTAGCTTTCAATTGGTTTTTTGCGGGGCATAAGAATAAATTGACAACTGAAGTGACACGGTTTACATTTGAAGATAAAGATTTACCCCAAGACAACGAGTTGCGTTTCCGACTACAACTAGACATCTCATTTTAA
- a CDS encoding phosphatase PAP2 family protein: protein MIEQIKTWDEELFLWLNSFHTDSLDAVAFQLSQTLVWVPFYAVLIYFIYRVEPKASWWVFGGIALTILISDQVTSAFMKPFFERLRPCHDERWDEVIHNYGRCGGLFGFASSHAANTFGLALFLNLKMRGKLQFLPWLFLWAAVISYTRIYLGVHYPADVLVGAVVGLLAALLSWILVVFIKREILKILLK, encoded by the coding sequence ATGATCGAGCAAATCAAAACTTGGGATGAGGAATTGTTCCTTTGGCTAAATTCCTTTCATACAGACTCGCTGGATGCGGTCGCTTTTCAACTATCCCAAACACTTGTTTGGGTTCCGTTTTATGCTGTCTTGATTTACTTCATCTATAGAGTAGAACCCAAGGCCAGCTGGTGGGTATTTGGAGGGATAGCGTTGACCATTCTGATTTCCGATCAAGTGACTTCAGCTTTTATGAAACCTTTTTTCGAAAGGCTAAGACCCTGCCATGATGAGCGATGGGATGAAGTGATTCACAATTATGGCAGATGTGGAGGCTTATTTGGTTTTGCTTCCTCCCATGCTGCCAATACCTTTGGGTTGGCGCTTTTCCTAAACCTTAAAATGAGAGGCAAGCTCCAGTTTCTTCCATGGCTGTTTTTATGGGCCGCAGTAATATCCTACACCAGAATTTATCTAGGAGTACACTATCCCGCTGATGTATTGGTGGGGGCAGTGGTAGGGCTCCTTGCAGCACTTTTATCTTGGATTTTAGTGGTTTTTATCAAAAGAGAGATTCTTAAAATACTACTGAAATAG
- a CDS encoding FecR family protein — protein MKDQVSELLKNKEFVRWVKKPDEHTDRYWQKWLDVHPEKREDFFAAREMVLGIQITRNELPDLEKEKILLEIFRKESQPTDKEKSKQASTLPPWSNHLALGAKVAAVFLLAFFLFLGLPQPPFSPEKSTKEESPITTIQKQTLRGQKSKFKLPDGTLVWLNSDSKLEFTSNFPDSLRSVHLIGEAYFDVAKDPERPFQVVTGSLSTTALGTAFNINTFHKDRLNVALVHGKVKVENKDTQEKILLSPGQRLQYIKTEQKTLVDEFKGDWVTGWKDGILHFKETPYLEVIEELERWYGVNIQTTGSPTQSWHLTGRYNNESLKMVLDRMSYVERFEYEINEKKIQIKF, from the coding sequence ATGAAAGACCAAGTTAGTGAACTTTTAAAGAATAAAGAATTTGTACGTTGGGTCAAAAAGCCTGATGAACATACGGACCGTTACTGGCAAAAATGGTTGGATGTGCACCCTGAGAAGCGTGAGGATTTTTTCGCCGCAAGGGAAATGGTGCTGGGTATCCAAATTACCCGTAATGAACTCCCTGACCTGGAAAAAGAGAAAATACTTTTAGAGATTTTTCGAAAAGAAAGCCAACCCACTGATAAAGAAAAAAGCAAACAGGCTTCCACATTACCTCCGTGGAGCAATCATCTTGCTTTGGGGGCAAAGGTAGCTGCTGTCTTTTTACTTGCATTTTTTTTGTTTCTTGGATTGCCTCAACCTCCTTTTTCACCGGAAAAAAGCACTAAGGAAGAATCACCTATTACTACCATTCAAAAACAGACCCTGAGAGGTCAAAAAAGTAAATTTAAACTTCCAGACGGCACCTTGGTTTGGCTCAATTCAGACAGCAAACTGGAATTCACTTCAAACTTTCCCGATTCACTGAGAAGTGTACATCTTATAGGCGAGGCTTATTTTGACGTAGCCAAAGACCCCGAACGTCCTTTTCAGGTAGTCACAGGTAGCCTATCGACTACTGCATTAGGAACCGCTTTTAACATCAATACCTTCCACAAAGACCGGTTAAATGTGGCACTTGTACACGGTAAAGTAAAAGTGGAAAACAAAGACACACAGGAAAAGATCCTGCTTTCCCCCGGACAAAGACTCCAATACATCAAAACTGAACAGAAAACTCTGGTAGACGAATTTAAAGGAGATTGGGTAACCGGTTGGAAAGATGGAATTCTACACTTTAAGGAAACTCCTTATTTAGAAGTCATCGAAGAACTGGAAAGGTGGTATGGCGTGAATATCCAAACAACAGGAAGTCCAACACAATCCTGGCATCTCACCGGAAGGTATAATAATGAGAGTTTGAAAATGGTGCTTGATCGCATGTCTTATGTAGAAAGGTTTGAATATGAGATTAATGAAAAAAAAATACAGATCAAATTTTAA
- a CDS encoding RagB/SusD family nutrient uptake outer membrane protein, whose amino-acid sequence MKAIKIFLLSAILLNSIGCTELTDESYSTLIAKDFEVTESEVGSIIASAYVPWKDLFGGWGSYFWAQDVSSDALVIPKRPWGWVDAGDYRRLHEHKWTADDLVIVECWRRAYRGITTTNRIIYQIDNDLVPLGEFKESALAELKVLRATYYYVLLDMYGNIPIVTKFDVPEGFLPEQNTRKEVFDFLVKDITDNIDLLVEETGNASYGRVNKWVAHTLLAKLYLNAEVYTGEAMWDKCIEQCDIVIASSKYELESNQKNNFVVYNENSQEIIWSLIFDENYTAGWNVFDHHMQTLPQEAQDTYSLRFSPWGGICAIPQFIDTFNPLDERYTENWLKGQLYDRNGNKLTVQNGSLKGEDLILINDLPAVDTSQAVHGLRLSKFEVEQGAGVIPNNDYTFFRYADILMMKAESLLRTGNGGEAAAIVTQVRERSFRNNPAEAPVTAAELMGSSRYDYGRRDVHATTHEGGDDILYGRFMDELGYEFFEECRRRQDMIRFGVFTTKSWFSHEPNGDYRILYPIPQEEINKNSNLTQNPGY is encoded by the coding sequence ATGAAAGCAATAAAAATATTTCTCTTATCAGCTATTCTACTGAATAGCATCGGTTGCACAGAACTGACAGATGAAAGTTACAGCACACTGATCGCTAAAGACTTTGAGGTTACAGAAAGTGAAGTAGGTTCCATAATTGCATCCGCATACGTTCCCTGGAAAGACCTTTTCGGAGGATGGGGGAGCTACTTTTGGGCACAAGATGTCAGCTCTGATGCATTGGTTATCCCAAAAAGACCATGGGGCTGGGTAGATGCCGGTGATTACAGAAGACTCCATGAGCATAAGTGGACTGCAGATGATCTGGTAATTGTTGAGTGTTGGAGGAGAGCTTATAGAGGGATTACAACCACAAACAGGATAATTTATCAAATAGATAATGATCTTGTTCCTTTGGGAGAGTTCAAAGAAAGTGCATTGGCTGAACTTAAGGTGCTAAGGGCCACCTATTATTATGTCCTCTTGGATATGTATGGAAACATACCGATTGTTACAAAATTCGATGTTCCCGAGGGATTTCTTCCTGAACAGAACACGCGAAAAGAAGTGTTTGACTTTCTGGTAAAAGATATTACTGACAATATCGATTTGCTAGTTGAGGAAACAGGCAATGCTTCATATGGTAGAGTTAATAAATGGGTGGCACATACTTTATTAGCCAAACTTTATCTGAATGCGGAAGTGTATACCGGTGAAGCCATGTGGGATAAATGTATAGAACAATGTGATATTGTAATAGCATCCAGCAAATATGAGTTGGAAAGCAATCAAAAGAATAATTTTGTTGTTTACAACGAGAATTCACAAGAGATCATCTGGTCATTGATTTTTGATGAAAACTATACAGCTGGTTGGAATGTATTTGACCATCATATGCAGACACTTCCTCAAGAGGCTCAGGACACATACAGCCTTCGATTTTCTCCTTGGGGAGGAATATGTGCCATTCCACAATTTATTGACACCTTTAACCCATTGGATGAGAGGTATACTGAAAACTGGCTAAAGGGACAACTGTATGATAGAAACGGCAATAAGCTAACGGTTCAAAATGGATCTTTAAAAGGTGAGGATTTAATTTTGATTAACGATTTGCCTGCTGTTGATACGTCTCAAGCTGTTCATGGTTTACGTCTAAGCAAATTTGAAGTAGAGCAAGGTGCCGGTGTAATACCGAACAATGACTATACATTTTTTAGATATGCCGATATTCTGATGATGAAAGCGGAAAGTTTGCTGCGTACCGGAAATGGCGGTGAGGCCGCTGCTATTGTGACACAGGTAAGAGAACGTAGCTTTAGAAATAATCCCGCGGAAGCACCTGTTACCGCAGCAGAACTCATGGGAAGTAGTAGGTATGATTATGGACGTAGGGATGTGCATGCTACTACCCATGAAGGCGGGGATGACATCCTCTATGGTCGGTTTATGGATGAGTTAGGATATGAGTTTTTTGAAGAGTGCCGACGAAGACAGGATATGATCCGCTTCGGGGTGTTCACTACCAAGTCTTGGTTTTCTCATGAACCCAATGGAGATTACAGGATCCTTTACCCCATTCCCCAGGAAGAAATCAATAAAAACAGTAATTTGACACAAAACCCTGGTTATTAA
- a CDS encoding RNA polymerase sigma factor codes for MTEVNRLVEVPDQRNLSTLKDYDIPHQECLWDAFRSGCESSFIRIYEIYVSDLFDYGCKFSDDEELVKDAIQDLFVEIRTNRQKLGKTGSIKFYLFKALRRKVVREKNTLLHKVIPLDQITHFELTFSHEQILINQQIQEEQVKQLNTALKKMTTRQREMVYYYFFEDLSYEQIKEIMGFSSLKATRTLLYRTIDFLKSTLIKK; via the coding sequence ATGACCGAAGTAAACCGCTTGGTGGAGGTTCCTGACCAAAGGAACTTATCTACCCTAAAAGACTATGACATCCCCCATCAGGAGTGCCTTTGGGATGCATTCAGGTCTGGCTGTGAATCCAGCTTCATCCGCATATATGAAATTTATGTATCTGACTTATTTGATTACGGGTGCAAGTTTTCCGATGATGAGGAATTGGTAAAGGATGCCATTCAAGACCTATTCGTAGAAATCCGGACCAACCGTCAAAAATTAGGCAAAACAGGCTCTATAAAATTCTATTTGTTTAAAGCCTTGAGAAGAAAAGTAGTCCGTGAAAAGAACACCTTGCTTCACAAAGTAATCCCGTTAGATCAAATCACCCATTTTGAGTTAACTTTTTCCCACGAACAAATTTTGATCAATCAACAGATCCAAGAAGAACAGGTTAAACAACTAAATACCGCGCTCAAAAAAATGACAACACGGCAAAGAGAAATGGTCTATTATTATTTTTTTGAGGATTTGAGCTATGAGCAGATCAAAGAAATTATGGGATTTTCCAGTCTAAAAGCTACCAGAACCCTATTGTACCGCACCATTGATTTTTTAAAATCTACGCTCATCAAAAAATAA